Proteins encoded in a region of the Methylosinus trichosporium OB3b genome:
- a CDS encoding DUF1499 domain-containing protein yields the protein MFSSMLLRQIPEEPVSNAAVWCRRLGLFSVPVAAIAVALARTHAVEPQASLAVVGGAILIALIAMLLFFAACVIIWQTGRRGLGDALIGFLLAALTLGYPAYLAAEAVRLPVLSDISTDLADPPQFSLSSAALRARQSYRPRAFSPDAAEAQRAAYADIEPIVVDLEADEAFQLVLDTAKKRGWRIVDQRPPNGRSGVGHIDFMDRTLVMGFDDDITVRLRPLAGQTRIDMRSTSRNGRHDFGANAKRIRQLAEELQEGLTDR from the coding sequence ATGTTTTCTTCCATGCTGCTGCGCCAGATTCCCGAGGAGCCGGTTTCCAACGCCGCCGTCTGGTGCCGCCGGCTGGGGCTGTTCTCGGTTCCGGTCGCGGCCATAGCGGTGGCGCTCGCGCGCACCCATGCGGTCGAGCCACAGGCGAGCCTCGCCGTGGTCGGCGGAGCGATCCTCATCGCGCTCATCGCGATGCTCCTGTTTTTCGCCGCCTGCGTCATCATCTGGCAGACCGGCCGGCGCGGCCTCGGCGACGCGCTCATCGGCTTCCTGCTCGCGGCGCTGACGCTCGGCTATCCAGCCTATCTCGCCGCGGAGGCCGTGCGCCTGCCGGTGCTCTCCGATATTTCCACCGATCTCGCCGACCCGCCGCAATTTTCGCTGTCGAGCGCCGCCTTGCGGGCGCGCCAATCCTATCGGCCTCGGGCGTTTTCGCCGGATGCGGCGGAGGCGCAGCGCGCTGCTTACGCCGACATCGAGCCGATCGTCGTCGACCTCGAGGCCGATGAGGCGTTTCAGCTCGTGCTCGACACGGCGAAGAAGCGCGGCTGGCGCATCGTCGACCAGCGTCCGCCCAATGGCCGTTCCGGCGTCGGCCATATCGATTTCATGGACCGTACTCTGGTGATGGGCTTCGATGACGACATCACCGTGCGTCTACGGCCGCTCGCCGGCCAGACGCGCATCGACATGCGCTCGACCTCGCGCAACGGCCGCCATGACTTCGGCGCCAATGCGAAGCGTATCCGGCAGCTCGCGGAAGAGCTGCAGGAAGGGCTGACCGACCGCTGA
- a CDS encoding RNA polymerase sigma factor, whose amino-acid sequence MAHGISDGEPSARAKPWRLRALFLAHRGDLLGYLIRKVGAADAPDLLQETFLRLIRHDRLDAIDDPPAFLKRIAVNLARDFARRRRTEERRLQIGDFFVELPSAETSPEERIELERRTALLRKAVDTLPPRCREAFELHIYHDMPLKEVALRMEISDRMARKHVTLALKVCRAALRSPIE is encoded by the coding sequence GTGGCTCATGGGATTTCGGACGGCGAGCCCTCGGCTCGGGCCAAGCCGTGGCGGCTTCGCGCGCTGTTCCTCGCCCATCGGGGCGATCTGCTCGGCTATTTGATCCGCAAGGTCGGCGCCGCGGACGCGCCCGACCTTTTGCAGGAGACGTTCCTGCGGCTGATCCGGCACGACCGGCTGGACGCCATCGACGATCCGCCGGCGTTCCTGAAACGTATCGCGGTCAATCTGGCGCGGGACTTCGCGCGCCGCCGCCGGACGGAGGAGCGCCGCCTCCAGATCGGCGATTTCTTCGTCGAGCTGCCCTCGGCCGAGACATCGCCGGAAGAGCGGATCGAGCTCGAGCGGCGAACGGCGCTGCTGCGCAAGGCGGTCGACACGCTGCCGCCGCGCTGCCGCGAAGCGTTCGAATTGCATATCTATCACGACATGCCCTTGAAGGAGGTGGCGCTGCGAATGGAGATTTCCGACCGGATGGCGAGAAAGCATGTCACCCTCGCGCTGAAGGTCTGCCGCGCCGCGCTGAGGAGCCCGATCGAATGA
- a CDS encoding FecR family protein, giving the protein MSNGQKEPESDAAGDAAIEWFVRLREGPLAPDEKAELDAWLAEDAANAVAFDEVLSMYGDLAVMSPSRAERPRRRLPRIRVAALAGVAAAALALFASFDEIATRLRADHFAGAGERKLVTLDDGSRVLLDSRSAIALRYSPGERRLALLSGEAWFEVAPDVSRPFIVEAGGGAVTALGTAFDVALEGAGARVTVTEHRVSLSSGGRSVVVDEGRQSAFEPDAAARSPEPVNVDQVTAWRRGKLIVTKKPLRDVLAAIGRYHRGFVYCVERSICERRVSGVFGADDALQSLQEIETSLGLRAIHLTRYMILLY; this is encoded by the coding sequence ATGAGCAACGGCCAGAAAGAGCCGGAATCGGATGCGGCGGGGGACGCCGCCATAGAATGGTTCGTGCGGCTGCGCGAGGGTCCTCTCGCGCCCGATGAGAAGGCCGAGCTCGACGCCTGGCTCGCCGAAGATGCGGCCAACGCCGTCGCCTTCGACGAGGTGCTGAGCATGTACGGCGATTTGGCGGTGATGAGTCCGTCCCGCGCCGAACGGCCGCGACGCCGCCTCCCGCGCATCCGCGTCGCCGCTTTGGCGGGCGTCGCGGCGGCGGCTCTCGCGCTCTTCGCATCCTTCGACGAGATCGCCACGCGTCTGCGCGCGGACCATTTCGCCGGCGCGGGCGAGCGCAAGCTCGTCACGCTCGACGACGGCTCGCGCGTCCTGCTCGATTCCCGATCCGCGATCGCTCTCCGCTACAGTCCCGGCGAGCGTCGGCTCGCCCTGCTGAGCGGCGAAGCCTGGTTCGAAGTCGCGCCGGACGTCTCGCGTCCCTTCATCGTCGAGGCCGGCGGCGGCGCCGTGACCGCGCTCGGCACCGCCTTCGACGTCGCGCTCGAAGGGGCTGGCGCGCGCGTCACCGTGACCGAGCATCGGGTCAGCCTGTCCAGCGGAGGGCGTTCCGTCGTCGTCGACGAGGGGCGCCAGAGCGCCTTCGAGCCGGACGCCGCCGCACGGTCGCCCGAACCGGTGAATGTGGACCAGGTCACCGCCTGGCGGCGCGGCAAGCTGATCGTGACCAAGAAGCCGCTTCGCGACGTGCTCGCCGCGATCGGCCGCTATCATCGCGGCTTCGTCTACTGCGTCGAACGGTCGATCTGCGAGCGGCGGGTTTCCGGCGTGTTCGGCGCCGATGACGCGCTGCAGTCGCTGCAGGAGATCGAGACGTCGCTCGGTCTCCGGGCGATCCATCTCACTCGCTATATGATCCTGCTGTACTGA